One part of the Garra rufa unplaced genomic scaffold, GarRuf1.0 hap1_unplaced_714, whole genome shotgun sequence genome encodes these proteins:
- the LOC141317318 gene encoding A-type voltage-gated potassium channel KCND1-like: protein MCMTESVGYRTSRSTSISSQQGMSTSCCPRRAKRRAIRLANSTVSVSRGSVQELDTLQVHKTSAGPQSRSSLNARTEDLKLNCDDRDFTAAIISIPTPPANTPDESLPPSPAIPGILRNSRSTCFTHETVKISSL from the exons ATGTGTATGACTGAGTCGGTGGGCTATCGCACCAGCCGCAGCACTTCCATCTCCAGCCAGCAGGGGATGTCAACGTCCTGCTGCCCCCGCAGGGCTAAGAGAAGAGCTATCCGCCTTGCAAACTCCACCGTATCCGTCAGCCGGGGCAGTGTACAGGAGCTGGACACTCTGCAAGTGCACAAAACCTCTGCTGGACCCCAAAG CCGCTCCAGTCTGAACGCCCGGACAGAAGACCTGAAGCTAAACTGTGACGATAGGGATTTCACAGCGGCTATAATCAGTATACCCACCCCACCCGCCAACACCCCCGACGAGAGTCTGCCGCCCTCTCCTGCCATTCCCGGAATCTTACGCAACTCTCGCTCTACTTGCTTCACCCATGAGACAGTGAAGATCTCCTCCTTATAA